Sequence from the Candidatus Sulfotelmatobacter sp. genome:
GCTCGGTCGCGCCGGGATTCCCGATCTCTTCCGCGCCGGGTTCAGTTCCCCGGCACCGCTCCCACCACCTGCCGGCTGATGTCCTGCTTCCTCTCGCTCAGCACCTTCATTTCGCCGCGCTTCAACTGCGGATCGTCCTTCAGGTCGACCTGCAGCTTGAAGCGCTTCTCGAGCTCGGCGAACCGCCGCGCCTCCTGCTCGACGAAGTAGAGCGCGATCTCGGGCGCAACTTTCACCGTAATGCGCTTCTGTCCGCCGATCGCCGCCACCCGCCGCATCGCGCGCTCGAGCTTGACCAGCATGGTCTCGTGGCTCGGCACCTTGCCGAGGCCGCCGCAGTGCGGGCAGTCCTCGGTGTAGTAGTGGAGCAGGCTCGAGCGCTCGCGCTGCCGCGTCATCTCCACCAGACCCAGCTCGCTCACCGCGAAGGCCTTGGTGCGGGCGCGATCCTTCTTCAGCTCCTTGCGCAGCTCGTCGAGCACCGCGCGCTTGTTGGCCTCGATCTCCATGTCGATGAAGTCGATCACGATCATGCCGCCGATGTCGCGCAGCCGAAGCTGGCGGGGAATCTCGCGCGCCGCTTCGAGGTTGTTGCGGAAGATGGTTTCTTCCTGGTTCTTCTTGCCGGTGAAGCGACCGGTGTTGACGTCGATCGAGACCAGCGCCTCGGTGTGGTCGATGCAGATGTAGCCGCCCTTCTTGAGCCACACTTTCCGCTCGAAGGTCTTTTCGATCTGGGGCTCGATGCCGTAGGCGTCGAAGATCGGCTCCTTCTCCTTGTGGAGCTTGACGCGCTCGCGAAGCTCGGGCGCGACCGACTTCAGGTAGTTCTGGATCTCGGCGAACGATTCTTTGTCGTCGATCACCACCTCTTCGACCTCGTCGGTGAACAGATCGCGAATCAGGCTGGCGGTGAGCTCCAGCTCGCGATGCACCAGCGCGGGAGCGCGCACGCTCGCCGACTTCTTGTCGATCTTCTGCCACATTCGGGTGAGGTGCTTCACGTCGGCCGCGAAGTCGTCCTCGGCCTTCCCCTCGCCCACGGTGCGCGCGATGATCCCGACGCCCGGCGGCTTCAGATCGGCGATGATCGCCTTGATGCGCTGGCGCTCGGCGCGATCCTCGATGCGGCGCGACACGCCGACGTGATCCACGCCCGGCATCAGAACGCAGTAGCGACCGGGCAGGCTGACCTGCTGGGTGACACGCGGGCCCTTGGTGCCGATCGACTCCTTGGTGATCTGCACCAGGATCTCCTGGCCCTTCTTGAGATGGTCCTCGATCTTGAGGTGCGTGCCGCGCGAGCGGCGGCCGTGATGGCCGTTGTCCTCGACTTCGCCAAGGTCTTCATCGACGGTCAGCGATTCGACCAGATCCGAAGCGTGCAGGAATCCGGTCTTGGCGAGCCCGAGGTCGACGAACGCGGCCTGCATGCCGGGCAGCACCGCATTGACGCGGCCCTTGTAGATGTCGCCGACGTGGCGCCGCTGCTCGGCGCGCTCGACCAGCAGCTCGGCGAGCTCGGCGTCCTCGAGAATGGCGATGCGGGTTTCGTAGGAATCGGCGTTGATGATGATCTGTTGTCTCACCGGGGTCTCGCACCCCGCGTGACGCCGCCGATCAGGTTCGTGCCCCCAGCAGCTCCAGCGGATCGAGATGACGGCCGCCATGCTCGGCCCACAGGCACGCGCGCTCGATGTCGGTCGTGCGCGCGTCGACGTGGGGGATCAGCAGGGCGACGATCTCCTCGGGCCGCACCTGAGCGCGCGCGGTGAACTTCACGCGCGCCTGCAGGACGGCCGGAGTCTCGTCCTCGAGGACCTCGAGGGACAGAATCGCGGGTCGTGCGTCGAATTCGCGGGTTTGAGCCTCGCTCTGCCGGCGCACGAGCACGTGCTCCCGGGCGAGCAGCTCGGTGATGCGCGTCCGCAGGGTGCCGAGGAGCGTCTCCGGATTCAGTCCGGCTTCCTCGAGATACGTTCGCGGGAAACGCACCCGATAGGTCGCGCCCTCGAGTTGACTCATGAGCGAAGGCGGTTTGAAAAGAATGGGACGATAGCCCAGCACCTGGAGCCCATCGGGAAGCGCGGCATTCAAGCGCGCCGCCAGATCGGCGGCGGGCGGCCGCGCCAGCTCCAGATCGAAGACCTCGGCCCGTGAACGGTAGCCCAGAGGCAACGGCGGCCCGAACGACATCTTCAGGTGCGGATGATGACCCTGGGTGTAAGCGAGCGGGAGCCCGGAGCGGCGCAACGTCCGCTCCCAGGTCCGCATGAGATCGAGGTGCGAGATGAAACGCATCTCGCTCCCCTTTTCGAAAACGATGCGGAAACGCGTGGCGGTCGCCACCCCGCTGCCCGGCAGAGGACGGCCGGGATCGCGGGACTCGCGGGCCCGCCGACCAAACGCCGGCGCGGGCACGGTGGCCCGGGCCGCGCCGAGGTCGAGCGGCGCGTGAGGCTGCTTCACCCACGGCCGCTGCGGGCATTCCGCGACGCCACACGAGAAGCACACATCCTCGAGCCGGCAATCATCGGTGATGCCGGCGCGATCGGCGCGAATCTTCTCTCGCACCAGGAACTTCTTGGTGACCGGGGACTGCACCACGTCCCACGGCTGTTCCAGCTCGGTGGACCGCTCGACCAGGGCGCGTTCGGGATCCATGCCGAGGTCGCGAAACACCGACATCCAGACGTCGAACTTCAGATGCTCGCTCCAGGCGTCGAAGCGGCAGCCACGCCGATAGGCCTCTTCCACCGCGAGACCGAGCCGCCGATCGCCGCGGGTGAACACGCCCTCGAGCAGCGAAGTCTCGGCGTCGCGATACTTGAGCGCGATGGGCTTGCCGTGCGCGGCCTTGCGCAGCACCCCCAGGCGGCGGTTCAGCTCCCGGGTACTCACCTGCGCCGCCCACGCGAAAGGTGTGTGCGGCTTGGGCACGTGCGGCGAGACGCTGGCGGTAATGCGGAAACCCTTGTTGCCCTCGTCGCGCGCTCGCTTCCAGGCCTTCTGCGCCAGATCCATGATCGCGACCAGATCGTCGTCGTTCTCGCCCGGCAGTCCGCACATGAAGTAGAGTTTGGCGCTGGTATAGCCCTCGCGTGCGGCGGTGCCGACCGAATTCAGCAACTCGTCCTCGGTGTGATTCTTGTTGATCACGTCGCGCATCCGCTGGCTGCCGGCCTCGGGGGCCAGCGTGATCGAGCCCTTCTTCTGCGCCGCCATGCGCCGCGCCACTTCCACCGGCACGTTGTCGGGCCGGGTCGAGGGCAGAGAGATCTGTACGCGCGTCGGGCACAGCTCGTCGGCCAGCGCGTTCACCTGGTCCACGATCTGAGTGTGGTCGGTGGACGACAGCGAGATCAGCGACACTTCTTCGAGCCCGGTGGCCTGCAGGCCCTGCAGCACTTCTTCGACCACCTGCTGGGCCGGCTTCTCGCGCACCGGACGGTTGATCATGCCGGCCTGGCAGAAGCGGCAACCGCGCGTGCAGCCGCGCATGATTTCGACCGACAGGCGATCGTGCGTGATCTCGCCGACCGGCAGCAGCGGCGCCGCCGGGTAGTACTCGGCCTTGAGCTCCTTCACCCACACTGAGTTCACGCGCGCCGGGAATCCCGGGCGCGGCTTCGGCACCAGCCAGCCCTCCGCGTTGGTATCGGTCTCGTAGCCCCACGGCACGTAGACGCCGGGCAGATGGGCGAGATGCCTCAGCAGCCGCGGGCGGGCCCAGCCGCCGCGCTTCGCCTGGCCCACCGCGTCCACCACGCGATGGATCACGTCTTCGCCATCGCCGATCACGAACGCGTCCACGAACTCGGCCATCGGCTCGGGGCTGAACGCCTGAGCGCCGCCGGCGATCACCAGCGCGTGGCGCGCGTCACGATCGACGCTGCGCAGCGGCAGCCCCGCCAGTTCGAGCATCATCAGCACATTCGTGTACTGCAGTTCGTACTGGAGCGAGAAGCCGATCACGTCGAACGCCGAAGCCGGCGCGTGCGAGTCGAGCGAGAACAGCGGAATCCCGAGGCGACGCATTTCGGCTTCGGCGTCCGGCCAGGGCGCGAAGCAGAGCTCGGCCGCGACGTCGTTCCGCTGGTTCAGCACGTGATGGATGATGCGGATGCCGACGTTGGAGAGGCCGATCTCGTACGCGTCGGGGAACGCCAGCAGCACTCGCACTTCGGCCGCTTCGAGCGGCTTGCGCGGCACGTGCAGCGCATTGCCCAAGTAGCGGTTGGGCTTGGAAACGCGCGGCAGCAGCTGATGCTGGATGAGTTCGGCGACTGCGGTGCTCATGTCGGGCGAGCACGGCCTCCGGATGGGATCGTGAATTCCGCCCCGGATTCGGGCGAAGCGACCATGAGGCGGAAGGATCGGCGAGTCGGGTCGCCGACCGTCCCGGCGAAACACCGCTCGCGGAGCATGCCGGGACAAAATAGCACAGCGTCACGCGGCCGCTCAACGCTCGTGCGGCGCGCGCTCTGCTATAGTGCCGCGCGCCATCATCACTCCCATTCATGAGAGTCTCCGACCGCGACTTCGCCCGACTGCGCCGGGCCCAGATTCTCACCGGCGTCGTGCCGCTCGGGCTGTTCCTGATCTCGCATCTGGCCGTGAATTCCCGCGCGCTCGCCGGACCGGCCGCCTATCAGCGTGCGGTGGAAGCGATCGCGCACGTCCCGATGCTCGGCGCGATCGAGCTGCTGCTGATCGCGCTGCCGATCGCCACGCACATCGCGCTCGCGGCGTGGCTCGCCACGGCGCGACAGTTGACCACCGAGCCCGCCTGGCCGAGCGAGGCGTGGCGTGTGATGCAGCGCGTGACGGGTTTCTATCTCTCGATCTACGTCGTCTTTCACGTCTGGGCGATCCGCCTTTCGCCCGAACGGCTGGCCGCAAAGAAGCCGCTGTTCGAGCTGATGTCCGCGCAGCTCGCGCATC
This genomic interval carries:
- a CDS encoding TIGR03960 family B12-binding radical SAM protein, with amino-acid sequence MSTAVAELIQHQLLPRVSKPNRYLGNALHVPRKPLEAAEVRVLLAFPDAYEIGLSNVGIRIIHHVLNQRNDVAAELCFAPWPDAEAEMRRLGIPLFSLDSHAPASAFDVIGFSLQYELQYTNVLMMLELAGLPLRSVDRDARHALVIAGGAQAFSPEPMAEFVDAFVIGDGEDVIHRVVDAVGQAKRGGWARPRLLRHLAHLPGVYVPWGYETDTNAEGWLVPKPRPGFPARVNSVWVKELKAEYYPAAPLLPVGEITHDRLSVEIMRGCTRGCRFCQAGMINRPVREKPAQQVVEEVLQGLQATGLEEVSLISLSSTDHTQIVDQVNALADELCPTRVQISLPSTRPDNVPVEVARRMAAQKKGSITLAPEAGSQRMRDVINKNHTEDELLNSVGTAAREGYTSAKLYFMCGLPGENDDDLVAIMDLAQKAWKRARDEGNKGFRITASVSPHVPKPHTPFAWAAQVSTRELNRRLGVLRKAAHGKPIALKYRDAETSLLEGVFTRGDRRLGLAVEEAYRRGCRFDAWSEHLKFDVWMSVFRDLGMDPERALVERSTELEQPWDVVQSPVTKKFLVREKIRADRAGITDDCRLEDVCFSCGVAECPQRPWVKQPHAPLDLGAARATVPAPAFGRRARESRDPGRPLPGSGVATATRFRIVFEKGSEMRFISHLDLMRTWERTLRRSGLPLAYTQGHHPHLKMSFGPPLPLGYRSRAEVFDLELARPPAADLAARLNAALPDGLQVLGYRPILFKPPSLMSQLEGATYRVRFPRTYLEEAGLNPETLLGTLRTRITELLAREHVLVRRQSEAQTREFDARPAILSLEVLEDETPAVLQARVKFTARAQVRPEEIVALLIPHVDARTTDIERACLWAEHGGRHLDPLELLGART
- a CDS encoding Rne/Rng family ribonuclease, whose protein sequence is MRQQIIINADSYETRIAILEDAELAELLVERAEQRRHVGDIYKGRVNAVLPGMQAAFVDLGLAKTGFLHASDLVESLTVDEDLGEVEDNGHHGRRSRGTHLKIEDHLKKGQEILVQITKESIGTKGPRVTQQVSLPGRYCVLMPGVDHVGVSRRIEDRAERQRIKAIIADLKPPGVGIIARTVGEGKAEDDFAADVKHLTRMWQKIDKKSASVRAPALVHRELELTASLIRDLFTDEVEEVVIDDKESFAEIQNYLKSVAPELRERVKLHKEKEPIFDAYGIEPQIEKTFERKVWLKKGGYICIDHTEALVSIDVNTGRFTGKKNQEETIFRNNLEAAREIPRQLRLRDIGGMIVIDFIDMEIEANKRAVLDELRKELKKDRARTKAFAVSELGLVEMTRQRERSSLLHYYTEDCPHCGGLGKVPSHETMLVKLERAMRRVAAIGGQKRITVKVAPEIALYFVEQEARRFAELEKRFKLQVDLKDDPQLKRGEMKVLSERKQDISRQVVGAVPGN